A genome region from Acinetobacter lwoffii includes the following:
- a CDS encoding 5-(carboxyamino)imidazole ribonucleotide synthase, whose product MDKTIGIFGGGQLGRMMAQAALPLNIQCTFFEASTDCPSAALGPVISSQAENGLQDFINSADVFSLEFENTPLADVDVLTQSKQLHPPRQALAIAQHRLSEKALFDELAIPVAPYKAVTSLESLQAAVAELGLPIVLKTSRGGYDGKGQFVLRSADQMDQAWAELGPAGELIAESFVTFSREVSIIAVRGQDGDVKTWPLAENHHHDGILSHSIVPAPDSTDLQPVAQEYITRLLNHLNYVGVLTLELFVTDNGLYANEMAPRVHNSGHWSIEGAVCSQFENHVRAVAGLPLGSTEVIRPTVLVNIIGQHPKSADVLALEGAHLHLYNKSEREGRKIGHITLMPNDSAQLSVLCRQLAKILPNPLALSEDMTI is encoded by the coding sequence GTCGTATGATGGCGCAAGCGGCACTTCCATTAAATATTCAATGTACATTTTTTGAAGCCAGCACAGACTGTCCTTCTGCTGCTTTGGGTCCGGTGATTTCGAGCCAAGCTGAAAATGGTCTGCAAGACTTTATTAACAGTGCAGATGTATTTAGCCTTGAGTTTGAAAATACGCCACTTGCAGATGTTGATGTACTGACGCAAAGCAAGCAACTGCATCCGCCGCGTCAGGCTTTGGCGATTGCCCAGCATCGTCTGTCTGAAAAAGCCTTGTTTGATGAACTGGCTATTCCGGTTGCACCGTACAAAGCGGTCACTTCACTGGAAAGCTTACAGGCTGCTGTAGCTGAACTGGGCTTGCCGATCGTACTGAAAACTTCGCGTGGCGGTTATGATGGCAAAGGTCAATTTGTTTTACGTTCGGCCGATCAGATGGATCAGGCCTGGGCAGAATTGGGCCCTGCGGGTGAACTGATTGCTGAAAGTTTCGTGACTTTCTCGCGTGAAGTTTCAATCATTGCAGTACGCGGCCAAGATGGTGATGTAAAAACCTGGCCATTGGCGGAAAATCATCATCATGACGGCATTCTGTCGCACTCGATTGTGCCAGCACCGGACAGTACTGACTTGCAGCCGGTAGCACAAGAATACATCACTCGCCTGCTGAATCATCTGAACTATGTCGGTGTGCTGACCCTTGAGCTGTTTGTGACAGACAATGGCCTATATGCCAACGAGATGGCACCACGTGTGCATAACTCGGGTCACTGGTCGATTGAAGGTGCAGTATGTTCGCAGTTTGAAAACCATGTGCGTGCCGTGGCAGGTTTACCTTTAGGTTCAACTGAAGTGATCCGCCCAACTGTCTTGGTGAACATCATTGGTCAGCATCCGAAATCTGCAGATGTACTTGCTCTGGAAGGTGCACATTTGCATCTTTACAATAAGTCAGAGCGCGAAGGCCGCAAGATTGGTCACATTACCCTGATGCCAAATGACAGCGCGCAATTGTCTGTACTTTGCCGCCAACTGGCGAAAATTTTACCGAATCCATTGGCATTGAGCGAAGATATGACCATCTAG
- a CDS encoding lytic murein transglycosylase, whose translation MQRLALFIGSVVLAASQAQAELIINGQRVTPTDLTSSSNIPNYASQNNFQNCLANLRSQAVARGVSGSTYDRYTQNLNPDYSVIERLNYQPEFSTPIWDYLSGLVDEERVQLGRQKLQQHREVLNRVAATYGVPAETVVAVWGVESNFGDISGKYPLLQALGTLSCEGRRQSYFRGEFFTTMKLLQRGDVREEQLKGSWAGAFGHTQFMPSTYDELAVDFDGDGRRDLVSSIPDALASTANFLSKRGWQSGQPWGFEVKIPQGMSISGEGRRNKKSLSSWINQGVVRADGSALIQGNLSQSSQAGLLAPAGSNGPVFLVFKNFDAIYSYNAAESYALAIAHLSDRLQGKGSFAATWPTDDPGTSRAERREIQQFLLNRGYDIGAVDGLIGDKTRQAIRQEQQRLGLSPTGRAGQQILRAFRNENAKRMMQ comes from the coding sequence ATGCAACGGCTTGCACTTTTTATTGGTTCTGTGGTCTTGGCTGCTTCACAGGCACAGGCTGAACTTATTATTAATGGTCAACGTGTCACGCCGACTGATTTGACCTCTAGTTCAAATATCCCGAATTATGCCTCCCAAAATAATTTTCAAAACTGTCTCGCTAATTTGCGCAGTCAAGCTGTTGCTAGAGGTGTAAGCGGCAGTACCTATGATCGTTATACCCAGAACTTAAACCCGGATTATTCAGTGATTGAACGCCTGAATTACCAGCCTGAATTTTCTACCCCAATTTGGGATTATTTGTCTGGTTTGGTGGATGAAGAGCGGGTTCAGCTCGGCCGGCAAAAATTACAGCAACATCGTGAGGTGCTCAATCGTGTTGCTGCCACCTATGGTGTACCTGCAGAAACGGTGGTTGCGGTCTGGGGCGTCGAGAGTAATTTTGGCGATATTTCCGGGAAATATCCTTTATTACAGGCTTTGGGGACTTTGAGCTGTGAAGGTCGTCGCCAGAGTTATTTCCGCGGTGAGTTTTTTACCACCATGAAACTGTTACAGCGTGGTGATGTGCGCGAAGAACAATTAAAGGGTTCCTGGGCAGGCGCGTTTGGTCATACCCAGTTTATGCCATCGACTTATGATGAGCTTGCAGTTGATTTTGATGGTGATGGACGACGTGATCTGGTTTCAAGTATTCCGGATGCACTGGCATCGACCGCCAACTTTTTAAGTAAGCGTGGCTGGCAGAGCGGACAACCTTGGGGCTTTGAAGTCAAGATCCCGCAAGGCATGTCGATTTCCGGTGAAGGCCGTCGCAATAAAAAATCGCTAAGTAGTTGGATTAATCAAGGTGTAGTTCGTGCCGATGGTTCGGCATTGATTCAAGGAAATTTATCGCAATCCTCTCAAGCCGGATTGCTTGCACCTGCAGGATCGAATGGCCCAGTATTTTTAGTATTTAAAAACTTCGATGCCATTTATAGCTATAACGCGGCAGAAAGTTATGCCTTGGCCATTGCCCATTTATCAGACCGTTTGCAGGGTAAAGGTAGCTTTGCGGCCACATGGCCTACTGATGATCCGGGAACTTCGCGTGCAGAACGTCGTGAGATCCAGCAATTTCTGTTAAACCGTGGCTATGATATTGGTGCAGTGGATGGTCTAATTGGAGATAAAACCCGTCAGGCGATTCGTCAGGAACAGCAGCGTTTGGGCTTAAGTCCTACAGGTCGTGCCGGTCAGCAGATTCTGCGTGCTTTTAGAAATGAAAATGCCAAACGCATGATGCAATAA
- a CDS encoding anhydro-N-acetylmuramic acid kinase — protein MTAIYIGVMTGTSMDGVDIVAASFDPLQLHATLTLAFDHDLRDELMALTLPDDNEIDRMGKADVALAQMIGHGINALIEKNNLDKSRIKAIGSHGQTIRHRPEHGFTLQIGDPNIITEITQIPVISDFRRRDLAAGGQGAPLVPAFHQDIFQHDSIHRVILNLGGIANVSLLPAGKPEEVYGFDTGPANILMDAWCSRYTGQPFDENGNWAAYGTPIRSLLDRLQSHEFFSKEPPKSTGREDFNLEWLDEQIADWRNDLQYDELEDTPENVQATLLKLTTRAIKKAIYRSGMDTGQVFVCGGGAYNSHLLEQLRWRLRKHEWSVQTTADLGLSPTWVEATAFAWLAMRFMNQLNGNLPAVTGAAGYRVLGTITAV, from the coding sequence ATGACAGCGATCTATATTGGGGTAATGACCGGCACGAGCATGGATGGTGTCGATATTGTTGCTGCTTCTTTTGATCCACTCCAGCTTCACGCCACACTCACTTTGGCATTTGATCATGACCTTCGGGATGAACTGATGGCACTGACTTTGCCTGATGACAATGAAATTGACCGCATGGGTAAGGCCGATGTTGCACTGGCACAAATGATTGGTCATGGTATTAATGCGCTGATTGAAAAAAATAACCTCGATAAATCCAGAATTAAGGCGATTGGCTCGCATGGCCAGACTATCCGGCATCGTCCTGAACATGGCTTCACCCTGCAAATTGGTGACCCGAACATCATTACTGAAATTACCCAGATTCCGGTGATTTCAGATTTCCGTCGTCGTGATCTGGCGGCAGGTGGTCAGGGAGCACCTTTAGTTCCGGCATTTCATCAGGATATTTTCCAGCATGACAGCATTCACCGGGTAATTTTAAATCTGGGCGGTATTGCCAATGTCAGCCTGCTACCTGCCGGCAAGCCTGAAGAGGTTTATGGTTTTGATACCGGACCGGCCAATATCCTGATGGATGCTTGGTGTTCCCGTTATACTGGCCAGCCTTTTGATGAAAATGGTAACTGGGCAGCCTATGGCACCCCGATTCGCAGTTTACTCGATCGCTTGCAGTCACACGAATTCTTCTCCAAAGAACCTCCGAAAAGTACTGGTCGTGAAGATTTCAACCTGGAATGGCTGGATGAACAGATTGCTGACTGGCGCAATGACCTGCAATACGATGAACTGGAAGATACCCCGGAAAATGTACAGGCGACTTTATTAAAGCTCACCACCCGTGCCATTAAAAAAGCCATTTACCGCTCCGGCATGGATACCGGACAGGTTTTTGTTTGCGGTGGTGGTGCCTACAACTCACATTTACTGGAGCAGTTGCGCTGGCGCCTGCGCAAACATGAATGGAGCGTACAGACTACCGCCGATCTGGGCCTCAGTCCGACCTGGGTAGAAGCTACTGCCTTTGCCTGGCTGGCCATGCGTTTTATGAACCAGCTGAATGGTAACTTGCCTGCAGTCACTGGTGCCGCTGGCTATCGCGTCCTCGGCACCATTACTGCTGTTTAA
- the tyrS gene encoding tyrosine--tRNA ligase, with translation MSNFLPAEEQLALIQRGTHEIISEEDLLKKLKLNRPLKIKAGFDPTAPDLHLGHTVLINKLKVFQDLGHEVLFLIGDYTAMIGDPTGKSATRPPLSREQVLENAKTYQEQVFKILDPNKTKVVFNSEWFAQKTAADLIQLASQQTVARMLERDDFTKRYNNQQPIAIHEFLYPLVQGYDSVALEADVELGGTDQTFNLLMGRTLQGRYNQEAQVCITVPILEGLDGVNKMSKSLGNYIGVFDAPGAMYQKVLSMPDSLIERYFDLLSFKTIEEIQQLLKEVAEGRNPQEVKKILALELVERFHGAEAASNAHKGAGNIITEGELPEGTPEVTISRGEFGGEIFITSILREAGLTKNAAQAKDALGRGTVKVDWQTVDTTYSVKENVTLIVQASKKAIAKVTFVD, from the coding sequence ATGTCAAATTTCCTGCCGGCTGAAGAACAACTTGCCCTCATTCAACGAGGCACCCACGAAATTATTTCTGAAGAAGATCTTCTCAAGAAATTAAAATTGAATCGTCCATTAAAAATTAAAGCGGGTTTTGACCCGACTGCACCTGATTTGCACTTGGGCCACACGGTTCTCATTAATAAGTTAAAAGTATTCCAAGATTTGGGTCATGAAGTGTTGTTTCTGATCGGTGACTATACTGCGATGATCGGTGACCCAACTGGTAAGAGCGCAACACGTCCACCATTGTCACGTGAACAGGTTTTAGAGAATGCTAAAACATATCAAGAACAAGTATTTAAAATTCTTGATCCAAACAAAACCAAAGTGGTGTTTAACTCGGAATGGTTTGCACAAAAAACTGCGGCTGATTTGATTCAACTGGCATCACAGCAAACGGTTGCGCGTATGCTTGAACGTGATGACTTCACCAAGCGTTATAACAACCAGCAGCCAATTGCGATTCATGAATTTTTGTACCCATTGGTACAAGGCTATGACTCTGTTGCGCTGGAAGCAGATGTTGAATTGGGTGGTACAGACCAAACCTTTAACCTGTTGATGGGGCGTACCTTACAAGGTCGTTATAATCAAGAAGCACAAGTCTGTATCACAGTGCCAATTCTTGAGGGTTTAGATGGCGTCAACAAGATGTCTAAATCTTTAGGTAACTATATTGGTGTATTTGATGCACCGGGTGCGATGTACCAGAAAGTACTTTCAATGCCAGATTCTCTGATCGAGCGTTATTTTGATCTGCTGAGCTTTAAAACCATTGAAGAAATTCAACAGTTGTTAAAAGAAGTGGCTGAAGGCCGTAATCCACAAGAAGTCAAAAAGATTCTTGCACTGGAGCTGGTCGAGCGTTTCCATGGTGCAGAAGCGGCTTCCAATGCCCACAAAGGCGCGGGTAATATCATTACTGAAGGTGAATTACCTGAAGGTACGCCAGAAGTCACTATTTCGCGTGGCGAGTTTGGTGGTGAAATTTTTATTACCTCGATTTTACGTGAGGCAGGCTTAACCAAAAATGCAGCCCAAGCTAAGGATGCATTAGGCCGTGGCACAGTGAAAGTGGATTGGCAGACGGTAGATACGACGTATTCTGTGAAAGAGAACGTGACTTTGATTGTTCAGGCCAGCAAAAAAGCAATCGCTAAAGTCACTTTTGTTGACTAA
- a CDS encoding PQQ-dependent sugar dehydrogenase, with protein sequence MLSQFKIKILLSCCALAFTACHAENSSSRSTQEASTSAAKSDAVSSNLQKYKVEQVAQFNEPWAITTLNDGRLLITERKGKLQLFDPKTKKKIEVKGIPQVAYGGQGGLGEVALHPDFAKNRWVYLSYAEKGQGGYGAVVVRGKLDLRQSTPQLKQIERIWTQVPKFSGQGHYAHRIVFGSDGKLWISSGERQQFNPAQDMQSNAGKIIRLNDDGSIPADNPFMTQGKIAQQVWSLGHRNPLGMAFDPKGQLWVIEMGPKGGDELNKIVKAKNYGYPLVSNGDHYDGKPIPDHSTRPEFEAPALNWTLVISPSDLIFYTANVFPKWKNKAIATGLSSKAIVIVDTTQVPVKEVQRLDMKERIRGVAQAQDGSLWVIQDGPRAGLLKMTAP encoded by the coding sequence ATGTTGTCGCAATTTAAAATAAAAATTCTACTCAGTTGTTGTGCTTTAGCATTTACTGCCTGTCATGCAGAGAATTCATCTTCTAGAAGTACTCAAGAGGCATCTACATCAGCTGCCAAATCGGATGCAGTCTCTTCTAACTTGCAAAAATATAAGGTTGAACAGGTGGCTCAATTTAATGAGCCGTGGGCGATTACTACTTTAAATGATGGCCGACTATTGATTACTGAGCGCAAAGGAAAATTGCAGCTCTTTGATCCAAAAACCAAGAAAAAAATCGAGGTGAAAGGTATACCCCAGGTTGCGTATGGGGGCCAAGGCGGCTTAGGTGAAGTTGCTTTACATCCAGATTTTGCAAAGAATCGATGGGTATATCTGAGTTATGCTGAAAAGGGTCAAGGTGGATATGGTGCTGTGGTCGTTCGTGGCAAACTTGATTTGAGACAGTCTACCCCCCAACTGAAACAGATTGAACGGATCTGGACGCAAGTGCCGAAATTTTCAGGCCAGGGACATTATGCCCATCGGATTGTATTCGGGTCGGATGGTAAGTTATGGATCAGTTCAGGAGAACGTCAGCAATTCAACCCTGCACAGGACATGCAATCTAATGCCGGCAAAATTATTCGCCTGAATGATGATGGCTCAATCCCTGCCGATAATCCGTTTATGACTCAGGGTAAAATTGCCCAGCAGGTCTGGAGTCTTGGACACCGTAATCCTCTAGGCATGGCTTTTGATCCGAAAGGGCAGCTTTGGGTGATCGAAATGGGACCGAAAGGCGGCGATGAACTGAACAAGATTGTCAAAGCTAAAAATTATGGTTATCCACTGGTATCCAATGGCGATCATTATGACGGTAAGCCGATTCCTGACCACAGTACCCGACCTGAATTTGAGGCCCCGGCACTGAATTGGACTCTGGTAATTTCTCCTTCAGATTTAATATTTTATACTGCTAATGTCTTTCCGAAATGGAAAAATAAAGCGATTGCTACCGGTCTGTCTTCTAAGGCGATTGTGATTGTGGATACCACCCAGGTTCCAGTGAAAGAAGTTCAACGTCTGGATATGAAAGAGCGGATTCGCGGGGTTGCTCAGGCACAGGATGGTTCACTGTGGGTGATTCAAGATGGTCCGCGAGCAGGTTTGTTAAAAATGACAGCACCTTAA
- a CDS encoding tautomerase family protein: protein MPTIQIEVRQQYPQAVEEQLLNNVFHCVQTAFQLPEYDRNIRLVVHEAHRFQYMSHLAKPEYFTLISIDCFAGRSLETKCNLYKQMVKSLVEIGIPADHILIHLRESALENWGIRGGQAACDVDLGFKVDV, encoded by the coding sequence ATGCCTACGATTCAAATTGAAGTTCGGCAACAATATCCTCAAGCAGTTGAGGAACAATTGCTCAACAACGTATTTCATTGTGTACAAACCGCCTTTCAGCTGCCTGAATATGATCGTAATATTCGTCTGGTCGTGCATGAAGCGCATCGTTTTCAGTATATGAGCCATTTAGCTAAACCTGAATATTTCACCTTGATCAGTATTGACTGTTTTGCTGGCCGCAGTCTGGAGACCAAGTGCAATTTGTATAAGCAGATGGTCAAAAGTCTCGTGGAAATCGGTATTCCCGCAGATCATATTCTGATTCATCTGAGAGAAAGTGCATTGGAAAATTGGGGGATACGGGGGGGACAAGCGGCCTGTGATGTTGATCTCGGGTTTAAGGTTGATGTCTGA
- a CDS encoding NADPH-dependent FMN reductase: protein MKIYIVVGSVREGRTAIKVAHWVLQEIKSYAFSTLETEIVDLKEWNLPLFSGAHPPLTGIYDQPKQQDWADKIALGDAFIFVTPEYNHGYSPALKNALDYLGKEWQGKPAAYIGYGATNGSRSIDQIRQVGTQLGLVDTNAVIEIRDIFARNKDYSFQGNEFDNKNLKAVVDRLIQYVSA, encoded by the coding sequence ATGAAAATTTATATTGTGGTTGGGAGTGTGCGTGAGGGACGTACCGCGATTAAAGTGGCACACTGGGTACTGCAGGAAATTAAAAGTTATGCCTTTAGCACTTTAGAAACTGAAATTGTCGATCTAAAAGAATGGAATCTTCCGCTATTTTCTGGCGCTCATCCGCCATTGACCGGAATTTATGATCAGCCCAAACAGCAAGACTGGGCCGACAAAATTGCGCTTGGCGATGCCTTTATTTTTGTCACGCCTGAATACAATCATGGTTATAGTCCTGCTCTGAAAAATGCTCTGGATTATCTCGGTAAGGAATGGCAAGGCAAACCGGCAGCTTATATTGGTTATGGTGCGACCAACGGCTCACGTTCGATTGACCAGATTCGTCAAGTCGGCACTCAACTTGGACTGGTGGATACCAATGCCGTGATTGAAATCCGGGACATCTTTGCGCGCAACAAAGATTATTCCTTCCAAGGCAATGAATTTGATAATAAAAACTTAAAAGCTGTGGTAGATAGACTGATTCAATATGTCAGTGCTTAA